One region of Chrysemys picta bellii isolate R12L10 chromosome 21, ASM1138683v2, whole genome shotgun sequence genomic DNA includes:
- the TNFRSF25 gene encoding tumor necrosis factor receptor superfamily member 25, with the protein MGSWALKVAGGFLAALLLTGSGFPLLGTPKPRAAGTGSEPRRARSPADSALGLHHHQRHQRHVARNSCAPDDPSYSPKRCCQKCPAGKFMTAPCTSRGNDTACKSCPPGTYLSFQNLERECRKCSECQAQASQLVLKNCTETSDIECGCGVGHFMQCTDPACRDFTCQECRRCKGRATQKNCSEKEDAQCGNCQPGFYLEGSECRACSSQFPEKCGEGCGGPCGGSSPGSGLEYILLGLMGPLFLGALVIYHKRRTIRNDSPAAGEAAAVKDSTLQQASACPSGTVEKPPELQGLLHLQVTEASQMNGNACSVRPLGSRDTWESPAGPQDTARPLPGVLPQGSRLYDIINTVPVRRWKEFMRVLELHDGEIEVVELEFAHVRDQQYEMLKRWYQQKNATLESIFSALERMELAGCAEELRQRLQRCP; encoded by the exons GGCTTTCTGGCTGCACTGCTGCTGACTGGCAGCGGGTTCCCGTTGTTGGGCACCCCGAAGCCACGAGCGGCCGGGACTGGCAGCGAGCCCAGGAGGGCGAGGAGCCCGGCTGACTCTGCACTGGGGCTGCACCATCACCAGCGGCACCAGAGACACGTTGCTAGGAACAGCTGTGCACCTGACGACCCCTCGTACTCGCCAAAGCGCTGCTGCCAGAAGTGCCCGGCAG GGAAGTTTATGACGGCTCCCTGCACGAGCCGTGGCAACGACACAGCCTGCAAGAGCTGCCCGCCTGGCACCTACCTCTCCTTCCAGAACCTCGAGCGGGAATGTCGAAAGTGCTCCGAGTGCCAAGCGCAAG CTTCCCAGCTCGTGCTGAAGAACTGCACCGAGACGAGCGACATCGAGTGCGGCTGTGGGGTCGGCCACTTCATGCAGTGCACGGACCCTGCCTGCAGAGACTTCACCTGCCAGGAATGTCGCCGGTGCaagggcagggccacccagaagaACT gttcagagaaggaggatGCCCAGTGTGGGAACTGCCAGCCTGGCTTCTACCTGGAGGGCAGCGAGTGCCGAGCGTGTTCCAG CCAGTTCCCCGAGAAGTGCGGCGAAGGGTGCGGCGGGCCATGTGGTGGCAGCAGCCCAG gctctgggctggagtacATCCTGCTGGGCCTCATGGGTCCCCTCTTCCTAGGAGCGCTCGTCATCTACCACAAGAGGAGGACGATCAGGAATGATTCCCCAGCAGCCG GTGAGGCCGCAGCAGTGAAAGACTCGACGCTGCAGCAG GCCTCAGCGTGTCCGTCTGGCACCGTAGAAAAGCCCCCGGAGTTGCAGGGTTTGCTCCATCTTCAGGTCACGGAGGCATCGCAAATGAACGGCAACGCCTGTTCAGTCAGGCCCCTTGGCAGCCGGGACACCTGGGAGTCGCCCGCGGGGCCCCAGGACACAGCAA GGCCCCTCCCTGGCGTTCTCCCGCAGGGCAGCAGGCTGTACGACATCATCAACACGGTGCCCGTGCGGCGCTGGAAGGAGTTCATGCGGGTGCTGGAGCTGCACGACGGCGAGATCGAGGTGGTGGAGCTGGAGTTCGCCCACGTCCGGGACCAGCAGTACGAGATGCTGAAGAGGTGGTACCAGCAGAAGAACGCCACGCTGGAGTCCATCTTCTCAGCCCTGGAGCGCATGGAGCTGGCCGGCTGCGCTGAGGAGCTGAGGCAGCGGCTGCAGAGGTGCCCGTGA